The Bubalus kerabau isolate K-KA32 ecotype Philippines breed swamp buffalo chromosome X, PCC_UOA_SB_1v2, whole genome shotgun sequence genome has a segment encoding these proteins:
- the LOC129639038 gene encoding ARL14 effector protein-like, whose translation MSEQAEKSEQAEKSEQAEKSSSVRERPARQSSPEKPSEKELKQMKRLDRQLKRLSLQNPRPQVANFNPKVRQQIKKGQMAKKNESVPEKREVNKYDEKGRLTFNEADLCDCLDKDCMGCFYPCPKCNSTKCGPTCRCNRRWAYDTIVDENGEVISKMPFDLSD comes from the coding sequence ATGAGTGAACAAGCAGAAAAGAGTGAACAAGCAGAAAAGAGTGAACAAGCAGAAAAGAGCAGTTCCGTGCGAGAGAGACCTGCACGTCAAagttctcctgagaaaccaagTGAGAAGGAACTGAAGCAAATGAAACGGTTGGATCGGCAGTTAAAACGGTTGTCACTTCAAAATCCCAGGCCTCAGGTAGCCAACTTTAATCCTAAAGTAAGGCAGCAGATCAAGAAAGGGCAAATGGCAAAGAAAAATGAGTCTGTTCCTGAAAAACGTGAAGTCAACAAGTATGACGAAAAGGGCAGGCTCACCTTCAATGAGGCTGACCTGTGTGACTGCCTTGATAAAGACTGCATGGGTTGCTTCTACCCGTGCCCCAAGTGTAACTCCACCAAGTGTGGGCCCACTTGCCGCTGCAACCGCCGCTGGGCCTATGACACCATAGTCGATGAGAATGGGGAGGTCATCAGCAAGATGCCATTCGACCTCTCCGACTAG